One genomic region from Xenopus laevis strain J_2021 chromosome 2L, Xenopus_laevis_v10.1, whole genome shotgun sequence encodes:
- the fabp3.L gene encoding fatty acid binding protein 3 L homeolog (The RefSeq protein has 1 substitution compared to this genomic sequence), translating into MEKFAGTWRLVDSKNFDEYMKALGVGFATRQIGNVTKPTTIISVDGDKIVLQTQSTFKNTEVSFKLNEEFDEITADDRKCKSLVTLEDGKLKHVQKWDGKETILIREVDGDKLVLNLTFGDVASSRHYERA; encoded by the exons ATGGAGAAATTTGCAGGAACCTGGCGGCTAGTGGACAGCAAGAATTTTGATGAATACATGAAAGCTCTTG gAGTAGGATTTGCTACCAGACAAATTGGAAACGTTACCAAACCTACAACTATAATAAGCGTGGATGGGGACAAAATCGTAGTGCAGACGCAAAGTACCTTCAAAAACACAGAGGTCAGCTTTAAACTCAATGAGGAATTTGATGAGATCACTGCAGATGATCGGAAATGCAAG TCACTGGTAACTCTAGAAGACGGGAAATTGAAACATGTGCAGAAGTGGGATGGTAAAGAGACCATCTTAATAAGGGAGGTTGATGGAGACAAACTAGTACTG aaTTTAACCTTTGGAGATGTGGCCAGCTCACGTCACTACGAGAGAGCCTGA